cctctgactccaaagcccgggctctttccactgagccgcttattgtgtgcagagcactggactaagcgctttattgtgttagtatgtttggtttcgttctctgtctcccccttctagactgtgagcccactgttgggtagggactgtctatgttgccgatttgtccttcccaagcgcttagtccagtgctctgcacacaggaagcactcaataaatacgattgattgattgattgattaaaggacaagttggcaacatctagagacagtcaatcaatcaatcgtatttattgagcgcttcctgtgtgcagagcactggactaagcgcttgggaagtacaagttggcaacatatagagacaatcaatcaatcgatcgtatttattgagtgcttactgtgtgcagagcactgcactaagcacttgggaagtaaaagttggcaagatagacagtcaatcaatcaatcaatcaattgaatttattgagcacttactgtgtgcagagcactgcactaagcgcttgggaagtacaagttggcaacatatagagacaatcaatcaaccgattgtatttattgagcgcttactgtgtgcagagcactgtactaagcgcttgggaagtacaagctggaaacagagaggcagtccctacccaacaatcatcaatcaatcaatcgtatttattgagcacttactgtgtgcagagcactgcactaagcgcttgggaagtacaagttggcaagatagacagtcaatcaatcaatcaatcatatttattgagcgcttactgtatgcagagcactgcactaagtgcttgggaagtacaagttggcaacatatagagacagtcaatcaatcaatcgtatttattgagcgcttactgtgtgcagagcactggactaagcgcttgggaagtacaagtcggcaacatatagagacagtcaatcaatcaatcgtatttattgagcgcttactgtgtgcagagcactgtactaagcgcttgggaagtacaagttggcaacatagagagacagtcccgacccaacagtgggcgtcgTGCGCGGGGTGCCAGCCGAGCAGGGAAAACTGAAAAAAGGGACGGagggtcattcagtcattccttctatcctatttgttgagcgcttactatatgcagagcactgtcattcattcaatcgtatttattgagcgcttactatatgcagagcactgtcattcattccttcaaccgtatttcttgaacgcttactgtatgcagagcactgtcattcattcaatcgtatttattgagcgcttactacatgtagagcagtcattcattccttcaaacgtatttcttgagcgcttactatatgcagagcactgtcattcattcaatcgtatttattgagcacttactgtatgcagagcactgtcattcattccttcaatcttatttattgagctattactgtatgcagagtattgtcattccttcaatcgtatttgagcgcttactgtatgcagagcactgccattcattgtcatatttcttgagcactaactgtatgcagagcactgtcattcattcaatcatatttattgagcacttactgtatgcagagcactgtcattcattccttcaatcgtatttattgagcgcttactgtatgcagagcagtcattcattccttcatatttattgagcacttactatatgcagagcactgtcattcattccttcaattgtatttcttgagcacttactgtatgcacagccctgccattcattccttcaatcgtatttattcagcggttactgtatgcagagcactgtcattcattccttaaatcatatttcttgagcgcttactgtatgcagagcagtcattcattcaatcgtatttattgagcacttactatatgcagagcagtcattcattcaatcgtatttactgagcacttactgtatgcagagcactcattcaatcatatttattgagcgcttactgtatgcagagcactgtcattcattccttcaatcgtattgagcacttactgtatgcagagcactgtcattcattccttcaatcatatttcttgagcgcttactgtatgcagagcactgtcattcattgtcaatcaaatttattgagcacttactatatgcagagcattgtcattcattcaatatttattgagcgcttactgtatgcagagcactgtcattcattcaatcgtatttcttgagcgcttactgtatgcagagcactgtcattcattcattcaatcgtatttctataCACAACAGTATTACTATACACAATGATTACATTGAGTCACCATTTAGGATCTACACCTACCAAGTTGGTGATGGGGAGGTTCCGTCCCAGGGGAGGGCTCTcaatcactcgcatttattgagctttccatcataataataatggcatttgttaagtgcttactatgtgccaagcactgttctaagcactggaaaggatgtaataataagaataataataatagcatttgttaagtgcttactatgtgccaagcactgttctaagggctgagaaggatgtaatgataataatgatggcatttgttaagcactcactatgcgccaagcactgttctaagcgctgggaaggatgtaataatattataataataataatgatggcatttgccaaacactgttctaagcgctggtaagggtgtaataataataataatgatggcatttgttaagtgctatgtgccaagcactgttctaagcgctgggaacggtgtaataataaatataaataataatatgaagatGGAAGAAGAGGATGAAAAAACTGCCCTAATGGCTCCTTCTAAATGAGTTTTGAAGTCAGAGAAGCTTTTTCAGAAGTTGCATTTGGGGAATGAATTTACAAGGTACCACCATGCTCTTTAAGAAACAATAGTATCGAGAAAGGACAGTTCCcaaagttttggttttttttcagaACTGTTCAAACCACAGGAACGTGTTACACAAAATTATTTCCAGGAACAAGTGGCTTGGTTTGGAAAGTGAGTGCAGTACGATACCATGATTTGTACTCCCACACAATGTAGACAAGATAAGCACACAACGTAGAGAAGACAGGGTAAAATCCTTCCTTGTAAGATGTTTATTGTAAGATAATTTACAAATACGTCATCATCTTCCATAATTACTTGATGGACCAACAATTCCCTTGACATGGACCAAAAGCAGGCTTAACCGACTAGCTGGCTTGGTTTTCCTCTTCTTTACCTGTGAATAACATTACATTTGTTATTACACAAAATGATTAAGTTAGCTGGGCAGTGCCTCAATGGAAAGGCAGCCCCCAATGCCACGTGAACCCTAAACAAAGGTGGAGCCCAGCCCGAAACAAAACAAACTTGGTTCTCATGTGTGGGAAGGTAAGCCATATGGATAAAATTTAAAGCAGAATCTTCATAAAATTTCACCTTTACACCAAAACCCATAAAGTAGAAACCAAGCTGCCAATAATCATTCCCCACTGTCCCTTATCTTGGCAGTCCCTTCCTATCTGCCAAGGCTGGAAGACCACTTTGATTTCTAGTTCATTTTAGGCACTCAGATGCTCAGTGACCATTCATGTGCTGCCCCAGGCAAAGAAATATGTTCCCAGAGAATGGgtgacacttttttaaaaatgttatgaATTTTAGATAAAATCTAAACCTAAACAGACATTTTTTCCCTGCTTCTGAACTGACTGCAGTTTTgacttttttaatttttatttttgaaaaaagCGTCACCACTTTACCTCAATGTTGGATGAAACTTGGTTCCCATTAATTCCTGGTTATTGTGTTAaaggataaagaaaaaaaaaacacaaaacaagcaGGTCAAGAAGGAATCCATGCAAATTAACAAAGTCATCTGACCTTTTCAACTTGTTATTCATAACACACTCACAAAACAATTCTTTGAACAAGCCAAAAATTTCAGTTTTGTTAGATGCAGTAAAACCAAACCAATGCAAAAATACAAGTATGCAAAATACAATACTGTGCTTTAGCTGCCCACAACATATTAATTTTTTCTTACATAGGGTTAAATTAAAATAgcatcagtaaatacttttgtttACTCTGGATTTGCATCCTGTTACTAAAGATAAAAATTATTCTCAATAATCAATGAGAAATTGGAGGGAGACCATTAACATGGGTGGGAGGGGTCTTCATTCTACAGCAGGCTAAAGAGGTTGGACAGAGGCATTCTCCCTCCCTCGTAAGAGCTCATCCCCCAAATATACAAACTCATGATTTCTGAATGCTCTCAACAAAACTAACAATTTCCGTATGCGCTCAAAAAGTGTGAACTCTACACTCAATACTTACAGAGCAGCAGCACCAGAGATGATCTCAATCAGCTCCTTTGTGATGACCGCCTGGCGAGTACGGTTGAAGGTCAATGTCAATTTGTCGATCATCTCAGCTAGGAGATAGAGTTTTAGTGATAAAGGATTAGGTTTCAGGGAAATAAAATCTTCCTTGGCATCAGACATGAAAAACACACCACTGACACACTCTTGAGTCCATGCAACTGGGTGACTCTTTCCATTCGGATTGTCTGTCCAAGAGAAAGGACCCTTTAACGCTGAATTAGGATTGTTTCATTACTATAGGTCTGGAGCTTCAAGGTCTGATTCCTGCCTCTTGGCAAAACTCCTAGATTTTAGAAAAGACGGTGGATCAATAGTGCCTTTCACGATCGAACCCTACTTCTAACCCCCTGGTGGGCCTGGCATTGGGAGTTGGGAAATTCCATTACTCTCAGCaagcaagatcattcattcattcattcactcaatcgtatttattgagcgcttactgtgtgcagagcactgtactaagcgcctgggaagtacaataatggtGGTGTCATTGTGCAAATGCGATATCGCATGTGCATGCAAAAACCACTCTACCAAGTTCTGCAGCTATGATAAAGGGATGCCACAAGgatcaaatttttttttaacacctcTAGGGTGGAACATGCTCAgtgctaaataaaataaaaaatctgcCCCTGCCTTTCTGGTTCACGCAATCCTTCTGAATAGGTCCTAGATACTTACAAGCATTCTTGCTGGCATTGTCCATAGCCGTCATCCTGGCACTTTGCTCACTGGTGGTCGACTCCTTTAGAGAGTAATAGATGATGTTTGCCAGACTATACTCCTGATAGTTTTGCAGGACATCGGCATCGATATCGTCATAGATGCTCATGCTTTCTGTTAAAATACGAAATTTTGAAATGTTTGGATTCACATCACAGACATCACCACTCCAAAATTCAAAATGGCCCTGATACAAATAAAGAAGAATGTCTTCCTTGCCATGCTTTCCATGGGTGATTTCACACACGTCCAGCTCAGATCTGCAGGTCAATCAGCTGCGTGCTTTCAACTCATGCATGACAGTGCGTGCATAAGTGCCCAATTCATATTCTTCTACCAAATGATCAGGTACTTTGCCCAAGGAACGGAGAAATTTGCTGGAAATGGTCATTTCTcccatttgctctcccttctacactgcctatgcacttggatctgtacccctttgaACCTGGTATTcactcattcccacagcacttaggaacaaATCTCCATACTCGCCAATCCCCCCCaacagtgatttattttaatgtctatcccctccgtctagattataagctccttgtaggcagtgtctaccaactctatggaattgccttcttccaagcatctagtatactcagtgctcagaacacaaagGGCTCATTACCAATGACTGATTCACTGCTAGAACACTGATCCACCTTACCATGTGGCATGATAccagaatagtggtatttatttttaaatgtaaaACCCAGCTTTACTTTCAGTGAACTTTTAGCACTTGAATGTTGAATTGAATGTATCACTCAATCTTCTACCTTAGGCAAGAGGCAAGATTGGATATGATGGCCAGATAAGTTTGTAAGCTTTTCCTATTAGATTTATGCAATTGAGCACCTGCAGTTTTTCACAAAAATACTCACCAGCACTTGCAACAGTATTAAGGGAAAAGATAGGTTTCTCATCTGTCTTGTAGGAGATGACAGACCTGTTTGTGAGAAAAGTAACTGTAATTTTCCAGTTATATAATTTACCAACATTCACATCTTGCCGAATAAGTATTCCAAACTTATTTCAATGGTTTTTTTTACAATCTTTTGCTTCAAAAATGATCTTGCCTGAATCGATTATAGATGACAGATCCTTCATCAAACTCATAGCCTGAATTTAGCAGCTCCAAGGCAATGACTGAGGCATCTCCAAAAGTCGGGGGtttcctccccacttccttgAATGTCACCAGAAAGTGCTCAGAATGTGTCCTAAGAAATAGTTACAAGCAGTAAGTAGTTTAATGAACAACACAGTGCAGGAACAAGACCGGAAACGAAACAGAAAAGCTTTGACAATCTCAGCCTGACTTTTCCTGGGTCTTCTTAGTAGCAAATTTCTTTGGTTATAAACTAGAGGTTTCCCAGACTAATTATAATTTTTTCCCACTGTTGAAACACATCTACTGGTGGTTtgctccctctgtcccctcccctccccttctacgAAACATAATTTTGTATTTGTTGGACAATAAAACCCACAAGACATTAAAATGCATGCAGAGTTGCAAAACCTAGGCAAAAAACTTGTCCTAAATTTTAACTGTCTGGATTAGCCCTGGTGACTTTGTTTGTACGTCCAATTTCATAGCCAGTTTATTGGACGttaataccttttcttcctgctAAAATTGCCTTGTTAACACATGTGGTTGAAAGGAGGAACAGAAAAAACACCCCAACAGTCTCAATGGCTCCAGTCAGTAGAGAGGCCAGAAATAATATGGGCAGCTTCTGAGATAAACTCCCCATATGGTATGACCGGGTTGCTACCCACTTTTGGAGAAACCATTGTACATCTACTTCAGTATGAAACTAttactggaaagggcacaggcttgggagtcagaggacctgagttctaatcccagatctgctgtctgtctgctgtgtgaccttgggcaagtcacttgagttctgtgCCTtctttatctcatctgtgaaatggggattaagactgtgagccccatatgggacagtgaaaTTTTCTTTTCTGTTGAGTGAATGGAAAGTAATTCTAAACATGGGAtgtgtgattctatttattttattttgttaggatgtttggttttgttccctgtctcccccttttagactgtgagcccactgttgggtagggactgtctctatatgttgccaacttgtacttcccaagcgcttagtacagtgctctgcacacagtaagcgctcaataaatacgactgattgattgattgactgtgtccaaccaagcttgtatctcccccagcttagtacagtgcctggtacatagtaagcgcttaaataccattaaaaagaaaagtggAAGCATCTGACAGCTTGAAGTACGAACAATTTCCCAACTTCTGAGAAAAGCTGTCCAAACCCAGAAGTGGTAGGGGTGACTTTTTAGCCTGCCCTGAGGTCAGGGCtacaagagaaggaagggaagcctagtcttcccccgcccccagtcAGAGCTCACAACAGCTAGAAGGGGAAGGACAGCATACCTGGATCTGCTTTTGATACAAATGGGCAAACCCAGGGTGAGAAATGGGACCAAAGTATCTCCTGTCTAGATTATTTTCAGCCTTATTGTGAGAGGCAGACATAAAAGTATTCACAGAGAAATCAAAATAACTAATTGAATACACAACTGAATAGACATATTTACATTAGTGCAAGCAGGTTCCTAAATGCTACCAATGGCTAAGGGACTGATGTGTCTTGAAGTTCTGagaattaatcggggaagacatGCCGGAAGAGGTGGACTTTCAAGACAGCTTTGACTATGGGGAAGGCTATGTCTGACAGATTTGAGAGGGGACATAAGTGAGAAAATCAAGAGCGAGATGCAGTTAGAAGGTCGGTTCAAGGgaaatgaagagagcagatatttgCCATGGGGTGAGTGGGTGAACACTTGAAGCTAACCGTACATTTTTGTTTGATTGTAGTTTGGAAAAGCAGGATTTTGGGTTTACTATACAAATCTTTTCCCCCATATCATCAGCATTTGACTGTGTGAATAAGTTGGCTAGGCAGCAAGTCACAATCTATTTCTTATAGTAACATTATTACCTATGAAGAATGCCTCTCAGTTTGTCACCAATTCCAACAAGCATGACTTCTTTCCCTGCTGCTGTGAGGGAAGCAACTTCACTTTTCATCTGCTTAGCAACAGAAGAGTGGATAGCACCACAAAGGCCTCTATCTGAGGATACCCCAATGATGAGATGCTTCTTCTTGTCTTCGGGAACCTTAATGTCCGCTTTTTCATAGAGAGCttaaaaaacaaaaggaagaaTTAGATGGACTTGTGAGAATAACAGAGGCTCTAAGAGGGCACACATCAAAGTGCCTCAATCAACAGTGTACCCTTAATCTCAGAAATAAATTTGTATTTAAATACAGACACTCTGAATAATTTCTGTTATCTAAACAGACTTTTGACTGCCTTCACACTACTCAATTCACAAGAAAGTGAAACCGAACACTTAGGTCACTAAGCAAGAAGAATGTAAAAATATAGATGTTCATAGAAATCAATGATTTGAAtactagtaacagtatttattaagcactttctgcctgcagagcactgtactgaggtggAAATTGGACCttgtccctgcccctcaaggggcaCAGAGTAAAGACAAGAAGCTATAAGACAGTCACCTTAGCTAGGCTACCTTCAGACTGATTTACAAACTTGGTATTTCAAAACATCTGTACTTCTTTCCTTTTACCTAGAGCTCCTACTCCATAAACGCGGGCAGGTTTCAGCTCTCTTTCAGCTCGGGCGTATTTGGCCGCTGCAACCATTTTCATAGACTTGGTAATTTTCTGGATGTTCTTGATTGACTTCAATCGCCTGGTAACTGAAGATAAACAGAAGTTAGAGCACCTAAAATTTTTTTAGCATCTACAgctagcatttgctaagcatgcTGCACTACTGAAAAATTGCCAGCTGGTCAAAACCCAGGAGAAACCTAGCATCTCC
Above is a window of Tachyglossus aculeatus isolate mTacAcu1 chromosome 12 unlocalized genomic scaffold, mTacAcu1.pri SUPER_6_unloc_1, whole genome shotgun sequence DNA encoding:
- the ATP5F1C gene encoding ATP synthase subunit gamma, mitochondrial isoform X2, with the protein product MFSRAAVASAWALRPPWIQVRNMATLKDITRRLKSIKNIQKITKSMKMVAAAKYARAERELKPARVYGVGALALYEKADIKVPEDKKKHLIIGVSSDRGLCGAIHSSVAKQMKSEVASLTAAGKEVMLVGIGDKLRGILHRTHSEHFLVTFKEVGRKPPTFGDASVIALELLNSGYEFDEGSVIYNRFRSVISYKTDEKPIFSLNTVASAESMSIYDDIDADVLQNYQEYSLANIIYYSLKESTTSEQSARMTAMDNASKNASEMIDKLTLTFNRTRQAVITKELIEIISGAAAL
- the ATP5F1C gene encoding ATP synthase subunit gamma, mitochondrial isoform X1, whose amino-acid sequence is MFSRAAVASAWALRPPWIQVRNMATLKDITRRLKSIKNIQKITKSMKMVAAAKYARAERELKPARVYGVGALALYEKADIKVPEDKKKHLIIGVSSDRGLCGAIHSSVAKQMKSEVASLTAAGKEVMLVGIGDKLRGILHRTHSEHFLVTFKEVGRKPPTFGDASVIALELLNSGYEFDEGSVIYNRFRSVISYKTDEKPIFSLNTVASAESMSIYDDIDADVLQNYQEYSLANIIYYSLKESTTSEQSARMTAMDNASKNASEMIDKLTLTFNRTRQAVITKELIEIISGAAALN
- the ATP5F1C gene encoding ATP synthase subunit gamma, mitochondrial isoform X3 produces the protein MFSRAAVASAWALRPPWIQVRNMATLKDITRRLKSIKNIQKITKSMKMVAAAKYARAERELKPARVYGVGALALYEKADIKVPEDKKKHLIIGVSSDRGLCGAIHSSVAKQMKSEVASLTAAGKEVMLVGIGDKLRGILHRTHSEHFLVTFKEVGRKPPTFGDASVIALELLNSGYEFDEGSVIYNRFRSVISYKTDEKPIFSLNTVASAESMSIYDDIDADVLQNYQEYSLANIIYYSLKESTTSEQSARMTAMDNASKNASEMIDKLTLTFNRTRQAVITKELIEIISGAAAL